Part of the Acidobacteriota bacterium genome, GGGCGCTCAAGCAGCGGGGTATTGAGTCAACCTTTGTGGATGGGTTGCGTGTCACCGACGACGACACCATTTCTGTTGTGCAGGCAACCCTCATAGGTGAAGTGAACCCCGACATTGTCAGGCTCATCAATACGCACGGTTCGTTGGCGACCGGTGTCAACGGTCTTGATGCCAACCTCTTTCTTGCCGAACAGATCGATCCGGCGCTCGGCCATGTTGGTCGAGTGGTTCATGTAAACACCACGCTGATTAAGGGTCTCCAAAGCCAGGGGTTCGTGCCTGTCGTGGCACCGCTGGCGCGGGGCCCCAAAGGAGAGACGCTCAATGTCAATGCAGACACCGCTGCTGCCGCGCTGGCGATCGCCCTTGGAGCAACCAAGCTGGTGTACCTGACGGACGTCGAAGGCCTGTATGAGGATCTTGGGCGTGAAGATTCCCTCATTTCGAGGATTACGGTCGAATCGCTCGAAGAAATGCTTGGTTCGACGTCGATCACCGCCGGGATGTTGCCAAAGCTTCAGTCCTGTGTGGATGCGTTGAAAGGCAGTGTCGAGATGGCTCACATCCTCGACGGCCGCGTGCAACACGCGGTCCTGCTTGAGGTGTTCACCCCAGAGGGTATCGGCACCATGATCACGAAGGGGTCGAACGCATGACGTCGACGGCGGCACGGCGCCGTGCAATCCGGCGGCTCATCAAAACACAATCGGTGCCAAGCCAAAGCACGATTGTCGAGCTCCTGCAGGGGGAGGGTCACACCGTGACGCAGGCGACCGTGTCGCGTGATCTCGACATCATCGGCGCCGTGAAAGTACGTCGGCCTGATGGTGTGTATCTCTACGAGGTAGCCGACCATCTCACCAAGGACATCGCGGATCGCGCCCTCACCCGTGCGCTTGCTGACTTCGTCCTCTCCATTTCGACATCGCTGAATCTCGTCATCTTGCGGACTCCGCCGGGCGGTGCGCACCTTGTTGCGGGCGCGATCGACCACTCCGGACTCGAGGGAGTGCTCGGGACGGTGGCGGGTGACGACACGGTGATGATCGTGTGCGCCGAGAGTCGCCCCGCGCTGTACGTTGCACAAGAACTTGAACAGATTGGAGCTGCCCGATGAGCAAGCGTAACATCAACAGAGTAGTGCTCGCCTACAGCGGTGGGCTCGACACATCGGTGATTCTGAGATGGATCAAGGAAGAGTATGACGCTGAAGTCATCTGCTACACCGCCGATGTAGGACAGGGTGAGGAGGTCGCGGAGGCCAAAGCTAAGGCTATGGCGACCGGCGCTCTGGATGCGATCACGGAGGATCTCACCGAGTCATTCGTGAAGGACTACGTGTTCCCTGCGTTCCGGGCGAACGCCGTGTACGAGGGTTATTACCTTCTTGGAACTTCGCTTGCCCGACCGGTCATAAGCAAGGGTCTTGTTGAGCTTGCGCGCGAGACCGGCGCTGACGCCATTGCACATGGCGCAACTGGGAAAGGCAACGATCAGGTTCGGTTTGAGCTCGCAGCGTATGCGCTGAAACCCGATATCAAGGTGATTGCTCCGTGGCGCGAGTGGGACATGCGTGGAAGGGCGGATCTGGTTGAGTATGCCAAGAAGTACGACATCCCGACACCCGTAACCGCGGCAATGCCCTACTCGATGGATGCCAACCTGTTGCACATTTCCTACGAGGGTGGTGTACTCGAAGACCCATGGACCGCACCACCAGCCGACATGTTCAGGATGACGGTGAACCCTGAGGATGCACCTGATGAGGCCGAGATGGTGACTATTGGATACCGGCACGGCGACCCGGTGAGCGTGAACGGCGTTGATCTTGACCCGGTGGCATTGCTGACGACCCTCAACGAGATGGGTGGACGTCACGGCATCGGACGTGTCGACATTGTGGAGAACCGATTTGTCGGCATCAAGAGTCGCGGCGTGTACGAGACCCCGGGTGGCACGATCATGTACCACGCCCACCGTGCGGTCGAGTCCCTGACCCTTGACCGCGAGGTGCTGCATTTGCGCGACGATCTTGCGAACCGCTACTCAGAGATGGTGTACAACGGGTTCTGGTTTTCCCCAGAACGCGAGGCGCTGCAGGCGTTTATGGACAACGTGCAGTCTCGGGTTACCGGCGAGGCGCGGCTCAAGTTGTACAAGGGGCAGGCGATCGTCGAGGGTCGCAAGTCTGCAAGCGACGCGCTCTATGACGAAGCAACCGCAACGTTTGAGGCCGACGACGTCTATGACCAGGCGGACGCCGAGGGCTTCATCCGCCTGCAATCCTTGCGGCTGCGGACCTTTGCAGAGAAACGACTTGGGGAGGGCGAATGACTTTATGGTCGGGTCGATTCGACGAAAAACCAGACGATGTTCTGTGGAGCTTCACAGCGGACGTTTCCGATCGTCGGTTGCTCGTGGATGACCTCAACGGGTCCATTGCTCACGTCAAGATGCTTGCGTCGGTCGGGATTCTCAGCGACGACGAGTCTGGTGTTATCAGCGACGGGCTCGAGGTCATTGCGCAAGAGGCACGTAGCGGATCATTCGAGTTCAAGGAATCAGACGAGGATGTGCACTCCGCGGTGGAGCGCCGCCTCGAAGAGCTGATTGGTGAGCTTGCTGGCAAACTCCACACCGGTCGTTCGCGTAACGATCAGATCTGTCTGGATCTACGGCTGTACCTGCGCAGGACGGGCGAGCGTCGCGTCGACCAGATCAAATCGCTGATGGGCGTCCTGGTTGACAAGGCAGAGGAGGTTGGCGATACGGTGAGTCCGTCGTACACCCATCTCCAGCAGGCGCAAGCGATCCCTTTTGCGCATCACCTTCTGGCCTATGCGTGGATGTTGAAACGCGACGCTGAGCGGTTTGTTGACGCCAGGCGTCGCATTGATGTGTCACCGCTTGGGGCCTCGGCGTCCGCCGGGTCGTCGCTTCCCTTGGACCCAGACGCGACCGCAGAGCTGTTGGGGTTTGCGTTGCGGTTCGACAACTCGCTCGATGCTGTTGCCTCTCGTGACTTCGTGTCCGAGTATGCATTCTGTTGCGCCCAGACAATGGTCACGTTGTCGCGTATGTCTGAGGAGCTGGTCCTGTGGGCCACCACGGAGTTCGACTGGGTGTCGTTCCCCGACCGCCACACGACAGGGTCGTCTGCAATGCCACACAAGAAGAATCCAGACATGGCCGAGCTGGTGCGTGGCAAGAGCGCCGTTGTCCTGGCGGCGTCTACCGGATTGCTCGCCCTGCAGAAGGGCCTACCGATGACGTACAACCGCGACCTGCAAGAGGACAAGGGTCTGGTGTTCCAGGCCGACGACAACACGGCCGGCTCGCTGGCCGCCATTGCGACCATGGTTGAGGCAGCCGACTTTCACCCAAAAGGTCCGGTGGGCTGGGTGACCGCTCTGGACCTTGCCGAGGTGTTGGTCGAGCGTGGTGTGCCATTCCGAGTTGCACACGAGGCAGTGGGTCGTTTGGTAAACAAGCTCGTGTCTGAGGGCCGCACCATGGGCCAAGTTACCGGTGCTGATCTTGTTGCCGCCCATCCACAATTCACAAACGACGATGTCGAGTTTGCGGACCCCACGACATCAATGGAGCGCCGAATAACACCGGGCGGCGGCTCGATGAACTCGGTGCGCACTCAACTGGCAGCTCTCAGGAGCTACCTGCGCTGACACCATGAGAGGCGACTGCACGGGATCTGGTCGGTTGTGTCGCCGAGGAGATGTCACTACCAGCGGTAGGCGAACGGTTCGCTGCCGGTTGGTGCGGTTCGGCCCAGCATCTTCTTTGCAATGATGTCTGCCGACGCCATCGAGAGTGTCCAGCCGAGATAACCGTGACCGGCGTTCACCCACAGGCCGGGTGTGCCGGGGACCGCATCGATCGTGGGCTTGCCGTCTGACGACATGGGGCGCAGCCCTGCCCACTCGTTGAGAGGGCTTTCCCAGTCAACAAGACCGGGGAACACGTTGTCTACGACGCGGCGGTGAGTGGCGAAGTTGGCCGGTTTGAATGTTGTGTCGTGGCCTTCGAACCTGGCAATGGCAGTGACGCGGAGGCGGTCGCCGAGAGGCGTTATCGCACAGAACTCGCTGAAGTCGACACCGCCGATCTTCGGCATGATCGAGCGATCCGTGACGGTTGCGGTGATCGAATAGCCCTTTGCGGGCGCGATGGGTAGACGCACGTTATGTTGTTTGAGGAATGATCCGGTGATGGCGCCGAGACAAACGACCACGTTGTCGAACTCTTCAATGTCGTTGGGGGTCGCCACGCTGAGTCGTTCGTTGCTCACGGCAACTTTTGAGATTTTCGCATTGAGAACGATCTGGCCGCGCGGCGAGGCGGTGATGGCCTGGGCGAGGTGTTCGGTGAAGCGACGGCCGTCGCCGACGGAGTCGTCGCGGACGTACAGTGCCCCGACGGGCGGAGTTTTAGATCTGCCGAACGCCGGTTCAAGCTCAAGAAGCTCGTCCCGGTCGAGGATCGTGGCGTCGATCCCCTCTGACACCAAGAAGTCGGCGTGGTGCTTCTCGTTGGCAAGGCTCTTGTTCGTGTTGTGCCAATAGAGGACACCGCGGTGGCTAGCGTCGATGTCGTAGTCGGCGTCGTCGAGCAGCTCTCTGAGGCGGTGGGCGCTCGAGATTGCGAGACGGGTGAGCGCGGTGGTGGCTGCGGGCGCTCGTCTTGGGGTGCTGTTGCGGAGGAAACTTGTTACCCAGGGGATTGAACGGACAAACACCGACGGACTGAAACCGACGGGGGATTTGGTTTTGAACAATGTCGATGCATACCGCAACGGTGCCTGCGGGGAGTTCCACACGACTGCGTGACCGGGGGTGATAAGGCTGGCGTTTGCTGCCGACGCCTCTCCCGCAACTTCCGGTCCGGCTTCGAAGACCGTGACCTCGGCTCCGGCGTTGAGCAGCTCCCACGCGGTGGTGATCCCGATGACACCTCCACCGAGTACCGCGACACGCATGATCTCTAGCCCGGCACGACGGCGCTCACGCGAATCTCAACCGCCCAGTCCGGATTGGCGAGTTTCGCTTCTACACATGCGCGCGATGGTGGCAGGATGCCGTCGAGCCACTCGATGTACACAGGGTTCATGTCGTCAAACGTCGCAATGTCTTTCAGCCAGATCGAAACTTCGAGCAGGTTGTGTTTCGATGTTCCGCAGCGAGCGAGCCGTTCGTCGATCTGGTCGAGCACCGATCTGGTCTGTTCAGCAACCGAGCCTTCCCCCGCCGGAACGACCCCCGAGAGATAGACAACATCGTTATGAATCGTGGCCACCGGCAACCATCCATCCGGATCTATGTGTTCGATATCGTTCATGTTGACGACGCTTTCGTGTGACGGTCCACCATTGCGGCGTCCGTTGGTTCACCATGGTGCGCCAGTAAACGCCAGAATGCAAGATGTGTGCCGTTTTTGTCACACCCGTCGGTTACGTTGCGGGTATGGACACGAACAACGTCACAGTAATCACCAAGAAGACTCCACACTCAGAACGCTACAGCACCGTGCTCGACCGGGCCGAGGCTCGGTTGGCGAGCGTTTTCTCATTCGATGTCGTCGCCCGTTGTCTAGGTCCCTGCTCGATGTGTGACGCTGGTGATATGGCCCACGCGGCATAGCTCGTTCGGGCCGGAAGGCCGGGATTGACCTCGTCCGGTACGTGTGAGAGACGCGATCCTGCTTCGACGGTTGGCGGCAAGGTCGCGTTTTAAGCCAGAGGCTCACGCGCAAACCGATTGTTGTAGGATCGCACAACGCCATCTGAGGAGAATGCATGGGCGACACGGTCAAATACTTGCTCAATGAATCCGAGATGCCCACTCAGTGGTACAACATTGTTCCCGACCTGCCAGAACCACCTCCACCGCCGCTCAATCCCGGGACGCACGAACCCCTAGGACCGGAAGATTTGGCACCGCTGTTCCCGATGGCATTGATCATGCAAGAGGTCAGCACCGACAGTTACATCGATATCCCCGGCGAAGTCCTCGACATCTACCGGCTGTGGCGGCCATCTCCCCTGTATCGTGCTCGGCGACTTGAGAAGGCGCTCCATACACCCGCAAAG contains:
- the argR gene encoding arginine repressor; its protein translation is MTSTAARRRAIRRLIKTQSVPSQSTIVELLQGEGHTVTQATVSRDLDIIGAVKVRRPDGVYLYEVADHLTKDIADRALTRALADFVLSISTSLNLVILRTPPGGAHLVAGAIDHSGLEGVLGTVAGDDTVMIVCAESRPALYVAQELEQIGAAR
- the argB gene encoding acetylglutamate kinase; protein product: MTTGHTSPTQVKSRIATGMGKARIFSEALPFIKRYRDTTVVIKYGGSAMVDAALRESFADDVAMLHYVGINPVIVHGGGPHISRALKQRGIESTFVDGLRVTDDDTISVVQATLIGEVNPDIVRLINTHGSLATGVNGLDANLFLAEQIDPALGHVGRVVHVNTTLIKGLQSQGFVPVVAPLARGPKGETLNVNADTAAAALAIALGATKLVYLTDVEGLYEDLGREDSLISRITVESLEEMLGSTSITAGMLPKLQSCVDALKGSVEMAHILDGRVQHAVLLEVFTPEGIGTMITKGSNA
- a CDS encoding RidA family protein, which translates into the protein MNDIEHIDPDGWLPVATIHNDVVYLSGVVPAGEGSVAEQTRSVLDQIDERLARCGTSKHNLLEVSIWLKDIATFDDMNPVYIEWLDGILPPSRACVEAKLANPDWAVEIRVSAVVPG
- a CDS encoding FAD-dependent oxidoreductase translates to MRVAVLGGGVIGITTAWELLNAGAEVTVFEAGPEVAGEASAANASLITPGHAVVWNSPQAPLRYASTLFKTKSPVGFSPSVFVRSIPWVTSFLRNSTPRRAPAATTALTRLAISSAHRLRELLDDADYDIDASHRGVLYWHNTNKSLANEKHHADFLVSEGIDATILDRDELLELEPAFGRSKTPPVGALYVRDDSVGDGRRFTEHLAQAITASPRGQIVLNAKISKVAVSNERLSVATPNDIEEFDNVVVCLGAITGSFLKQHNVRLPIAPAKGYSITATVTDRSIMPKIGGVDFSEFCAITPLGDRLRVTAIARFEGHDTTFKPANFATHRRVVDNVFPGLVDWESPLNEWAGLRPMSSDGKPTIDAVPGTPGLWVNAGHGYLGWTLSMASADIIAKKMLGRTAPTGSEPFAYRW
- a CDS encoding argininosuccinate synthase; the protein is MSKRNINRVVLAYSGGLDTSVILRWIKEEYDAEVICYTADVGQGEEVAEAKAKAMATGALDAITEDLTESFVKDYVFPAFRANAVYEGYYLLGTSLARPVISKGLVELARETGADAIAHGATGKGNDQVRFELAAYALKPDIKVIAPWREWDMRGRADLVEYAKKYDIPTPVTAAMPYSMDANLLHISYEGGVLEDPWTAPPADMFRMTVNPEDAPDEAEMVTIGYRHGDPVSVNGVDLDPVALLTTLNEMGGRHGIGRVDIVENRFVGIKSRGVYETPGGTIMYHAHRAVESLTLDREVLHLRDDLANRYSEMVYNGFWFSPEREALQAFMDNVQSRVTGEARLKLYKGQAIVEGRKSASDALYDEATATFEADDVYDQADAEGFIRLQSLRLRTFAEKRLGEGE
- the argH gene encoding argininosuccinate lyase, which encodes MTLWSGRFDEKPDDVLWSFTADVSDRRLLVDDLNGSIAHVKMLASVGILSDDESGVISDGLEVIAQEARSGSFEFKESDEDVHSAVERRLEELIGELAGKLHTGRSRNDQICLDLRLYLRRTGERRVDQIKSLMGVLVDKAEEVGDTVSPSYTHLQQAQAIPFAHHLLAYAWMLKRDAERFVDARRRIDVSPLGASASAGSSLPLDPDATAELLGFALRFDNSLDAVASRDFVSEYAFCCAQTMVTLSRMSEELVLWATTEFDWVSFPDRHTTGSSAMPHKKNPDMAELVRGKSAVVLAASTGLLALQKGLPMTYNRDLQEDKGLVFQADDNTAGSLAAIATMVEAADFHPKGPVGWVTALDLAEVLVERGVPFRVAHEAVGRLVNKLVSEGRTMGQVTGADLVAAHPQFTNDDVEFADPTTSMERRITPGGGSMNSVRTQLAALRSYLR